A portion of the Desulfovermiculus halophilus DSM 18834 genome contains these proteins:
- the proV gene encoding glycine betaine/L-proline ABC transporter ATP-binding protein ProV: MEEQNPKVVVQDLYKIFGPNPERAYDLIEQGKTKDEVLEETGLTIGVQKASFEVYEGEIFVVMGLSGSGKSTLVRMLNRLIEPTSGHVYLEGTDIAKMSKEELIDIRRKKMSMVFQSFALMPHMTVLDNAGFGLEVAGITGKERERRAMASLEQVGLKAYANSYPQELSGGMQQRVGLARGLAVDPTILLMDEAFSALDPLIRTEMQDELIKLQQESQRTVVFISHDLDEAMRIGDRIAMMEGGRIVQVGTPEDILKNPADEYVRAFFRGVDPTNVLKAGDVVRDNQVTIIRHRGGGPRAALERLMDQDRSFGYILDADRKFLGVVSVDSLRAAIEESGGDESEAVQKAFLDNVQSVATDVPMQDILPSITELDCPVPVVNEKGVYQGAISKNRFLKTLKREG, from the coding sequence ATGGAAGAACAAAATCCCAAAGTTGTGGTCCAGGATTTGTATAAGATCTTTGGTCCAAACCCGGAACGAGCCTACGATCTCATTGAGCAGGGGAAGACCAAAGACGAAGTTCTGGAAGAGACTGGTCTAACCATTGGAGTGCAGAAGGCGAGCTTTGAGGTTTACGAAGGCGAAATCTTTGTGGTCATGGGGTTGTCCGGGTCCGGCAAATCGACCCTGGTCCGGATGCTGAACAGGCTGATTGAGCCGACCTCCGGACACGTCTACCTTGAAGGCACGGACATCGCCAAGATGAGCAAGGAAGAGCTCATCGACATCCGGCGGAAAAAGATGAGCATGGTGTTTCAGTCCTTTGCCCTTATGCCTCATATGACGGTATTGGACAACGCGGGATTCGGGCTGGAAGTGGCCGGGATCACCGGGAAGGAGAGGGAAAGACGGGCCATGGCCTCCTTAGAGCAGGTCGGCCTCAAGGCCTACGCCAACAGCTATCCCCAGGAGCTGTCCGGGGGGATGCAGCAGCGGGTGGGGCTGGCCCGGGGGCTGGCCGTGGATCCGACCATCCTGCTCATGGACGAGGCCTTTTCCGCTTTGGACCCCCTGATCCGGACCGAAATGCAGGATGAGCTGATCAAGCTGCAGCAGGAGAGCCAGCGGACTGTGGTCTTTATTTCCCACGACCTGGACGAGGCCATGCGCATCGGAGACCGGATCGCCATGATGGAAGGCGGGCGGATCGTGCAGGTTGGAACCCCGGAAGATATCTTGAAAAACCCTGCAGACGAGTATGTACGGGCCTTCTTCCGCGGCGTGGACCCGACCAACGTCCTCAAGGCCGGGGATGTGGTCCGGGACAATCAGGTGACCATAATCCGGCATAGAGGCGGCGGCCCGCGGGCGGCCCTGGAGCGGCTCATGGATCAGGACCGGAGCTTTGGCTATATCCTGGATGCCGACCGCAAGTTTTTGGGGGTTGTGTCTGTCGATTCTCTGCGTGCGGCCATTGAAGAGAGCGGCGGGGATGAAAGCGAAGCCGTGCAGAAGGCCTTTCTGGACAATGTGCAGAGCGTTGCCACGGACGTCCCGATGCAGGATATCCTGCCCTCCATCACCGAACTGGACTGCCCGGTGCCGGTGGTCAACGAAAAGGGCGTGTACCAAGGGGCCATTTCCAAGAACCGCTTCCTGAAAACCCTCAAACGCGAAGGATAA
- a CDS encoding MerR family transcriptional regulator produces the protein MASLLTIKEIAKQLQVPESNIRYYRDRFEEYIPSIGQGRRRRYKKEAVDVFGHIVQGYKDEKNTEQIAAELAEMFPRTVSVSSDLQPAGESSESGAERQSGYGGDLSHPVLQAQSRTLEHLAQALAENSMVRTEFTRVRDEQEKLRKGLLYLWRMQKTGTQGAQRVQSGEEKALAQDLRSLEQRVARLEERVGRELEKMRSEIRECVLLTREFVQSSDGEKK, from the coding sequence ATGGCATCATTGTTGACCATCAAAGAGATCGCCAAGCAGCTTCAGGTTCCAGAAAGCAATATCCGTTATTACCGGGACCGCTTTGAGGAGTATATTCCGAGTATAGGCCAGGGTCGGCGGCGGAGATACAAAAAAGAGGCTGTGGACGTATTCGGGCATATCGTGCAGGGATACAAGGATGAAAAGAACACGGAGCAGATAGCTGCCGAGCTGGCCGAAATGTTTCCCAGGACGGTTTCAGTGAGCAGCGATCTGCAGCCTGCCGGGGAGTCCTCTGAGTCCGGAGCCGAGAGGCAGTCCGGTTATGGTGGGGATCTTTCCCATCCCGTTCTTCAGGCTCAATCCAGGACCTTGGAGCATCTGGCCCAGGCCCTGGCCGAGAACAGCATGGTGCGGACCGAGTTCACCCGGGTGCGGGATGAGCAGGAGAAGTTGAGAAAAGGGCTGCTGTACCTGTGGCGGATGCAAAAGACCGGAACCCAGGGTGCGCAGAGGGTACAAAGCGGAGAAGAAAAGGCTCTGGCTCAGGATCTGCGCAGCCTGGAGCAACGGGTTGCCCGTCTTGAGGAGCGTGTGGGCCGGGAGCTGGAGAAGATGCGGTCCGAGATACGGGAGTGTGTGCTTTTGACTCGAGAGTTTGTGCAAAGTTCAGATGGGGAAAAGAAGTGA
- a CDS encoding 2-amino-3,7-dideoxy-D-threo-hept-6-ulosonate synthase, whose amino-acid sequence MHLGKSIRTERIFNRNTGRTIIVPLDHGVTVGPIHGITDLKSIVNDVAEGGANAVLMHKGLVRCGHREHGRDVGLIIHLSASTCHSPFPNTKTLVGTVEDGIKLGADAISVHVNLGDENEREMLRDLGQVSSVANSWGMPVLAMVYARGPKVADGFDPQVVAHCARAGEELAADVIKVNYTGRVESFQQVVESCCVPVVIAGGPKLDSRKDLLRMASEAVQAGAAGLSIGRNIFQDHQPRHLVQALHQVVHEDATVQEAMAFLAQKDSTPEAPA is encoded by the coding sequence ATGCACCTGGGCAAATCCATACGCACCGAACGGATCTTCAACCGCAACACAGGTCGGACCATCATCGTCCCCCTGGACCACGGGGTTACCGTCGGCCCCATTCACGGAATCACCGACTTGAAAAGCATCGTCAACGATGTGGCCGAAGGCGGAGCCAACGCCGTCCTCATGCACAAGGGGCTGGTCCGCTGCGGACACCGGGAGCACGGCCGGGACGTGGGTCTGATCATCCATCTTTCGGCCAGCACCTGCCACTCTCCCTTCCCCAACACCAAAACCCTGGTCGGTACGGTGGAGGACGGCATCAAGCTTGGGGCCGATGCCATCTCGGTCCATGTCAACCTCGGGGATGAGAATGAACGGGAGATGCTCCGGGACCTGGGACAGGTCAGCAGCGTGGCCAACTCCTGGGGTATGCCGGTTCTGGCCATGGTCTACGCCCGGGGCCCCAAGGTCGCGGACGGCTTCGACCCGCAGGTCGTGGCCCATTGCGCCCGGGCCGGGGAAGAACTGGCCGCGGATGTGATCAAGGTCAACTACACTGGCCGGGTGGAGTCCTTTCAGCAGGTGGTGGAATCCTGCTGCGTACCGGTGGTCATTGCCGGAGGCCCCAAGCTGGACAGCCGCAAGGACCTGCTCCGCATGGCCTCGGAAGCCGTCCAGGCCGGAGCGGCCGGCCTGTCCATCGGCCGGAACATATTTCAGGACCATCAGCCCCGGCACCTGGTCCAGGCCCTGCATCAGGTGGTCCATGAAGACGCCACCGTCCAGGAGGCCATGGCTTTCCTGGCCCAAAAGGACTCGACCCCGGAGGCCCCGGCATGA
- a CDS encoding 3-dehydroquinate synthase II translates to MSCPIYVRAVPFDKSLVTQALEAGADGMLVDEEHAQDVLALSRTQVLTPADTVKIELTAPEDEERAARALQAGQRVLLAQGWEIIPVENLLAHDASGLLGLEVADLEQARLAQGILERGADFMVFCPQDPAGLTPMLQELKLRQEAIDLESAEITEITPVGLGHRVCVDTCSLLHTGQGLLVGNSSTFTFLVHAETESNPYVADRPFRINAGAAHAYVLLPGDRTAYLQELGAGREVLIVDAQGQTQGATVGRAKVEVRPLLLITARTADRTGHIFVQNAETIRLVRADGRPASVVSLQPSDQILCRTDAAGRHFGMRIQESIEEK, encoded by the coding sequence ATGAGCTGCCCCATCTATGTTCGGGCCGTCCCCTTCGACAAATCCCTGGTCACCCAGGCCCTGGAGGCCGGAGCGGACGGGATGCTGGTCGATGAAGAGCATGCCCAGGACGTCCTGGCCCTCAGCCGGACCCAGGTCCTCACCCCGGCGGATACAGTCAAGATTGAACTCACCGCGCCCGAGGATGAGGAAAGGGCCGCCCGGGCCCTGCAGGCCGGCCAGAGGGTCCTTCTGGCCCAGGGCTGGGAAATCATCCCGGTGGAGAACCTCTTGGCCCATGACGCCTCCGGCCTTTTGGGCCTGGAGGTGGCCGACCTGGAGCAGGCCCGCCTGGCCCAAGGAATACTGGAACGGGGAGCTGATTTCATGGTCTTTTGTCCTCAAGACCCGGCCGGCCTTACACCCATGCTGCAGGAGCTCAAGCTTCGCCAGGAAGCAATCGATTTGGAGTCCGCTGAAATAACTGAAATCACCCCCGTCGGCCTGGGACACCGGGTCTGCGTGGACACCTGCTCTCTCCTGCACACCGGACAAGGCCTGCTGGTCGGCAACTCCAGCACCTTCACCTTTCTGGTCCATGCCGAAACAGAGTCCAACCCCTACGTCGCAGACCGGCCCTTTCGGATCAACGCCGGGGCGGCCCATGCCTACGTCCTGCTCCCCGGGGACCGGACAGCCTATCTCCAGGAGCTGGGAGCGGGCCGGGAGGTCCTGATCGTGGACGCCCAGGGACAGACCCAGGGGGCCACTGTGGGCCGGGCCAAGGTAGAAGTCCGTCCCCTTCTGCTGATCACCGCCCGGACCGCAGACCGGACCGGACACATCTTTGTCCAGAACGCGGAGACCATCCGCCTGGTCAGGGCGGACGGCAGGCCGGCCAGCGTGGTCTCCCTGCAGCCCTCGGACCAGATCCTGTGCCGCACCGATGCGGCCGGGCGCCACTTTGGAATGCGGATCCAGGAAAGCATCGAGGAAAAATGA
- the pheA gene encoding prephenate dehydratase, giving the protein MNGPSPSPQTVHNLDLTQIREEINQLDSQLVQLLNQRARLSIAVGQLKNSGRESVFKPFREKDVLDRILEANPGPLPAEHLQAIYREILSSSRSLQRPQRVVYLGPEGTFSYYAGLHYLGRASSFTPCPNLEEVFRAVRSRQAELGIIPLENSLQGSVGQSLDLFLRYEVFIQAEIFCRISHSLLSTAERLADIQVVFSHPQALQQCTSWLAGHVPQAQIVPMPSTAAGAERARTEPGTAAIAHPGLARSLGLTVMRTGIEDLPENWTRFLIIGPDHPPQGNRDKTSLVFTLPDRPGSLAAVLNLLAREGVNMKKLESRPSGGERWQYVFFADVECDLSGQEYAQLMQEMGSACHSLRILGSYPNGPGLDLAASHQVQNGEDPA; this is encoded by the coding sequence ATGAACGGCCCATCCCCTTCTCCCCAGACGGTCCACAATCTGGATCTGACTCAGATCCGCGAGGAGATCAATCAGCTGGACTCCCAGCTGGTCCAGCTGCTCAATCAGCGGGCCCGCTTGAGCATAGCCGTGGGACAGCTGAAGAACTCAGGCCGGGAGAGCGTGTTCAAGCCCTTTCGGGAAAAGGACGTTCTGGACCGGATCCTGGAGGCCAATCCCGGGCCCCTGCCAGCCGAGCACCTGCAGGCCATTTACCGGGAGATCCTCTCCTCCTCCCGCAGCCTGCAGCGCCCCCAGAGAGTGGTCTACCTGGGCCCGGAAGGCACATTCTCCTACTACGCCGGGCTACACTACCTGGGGCGGGCCTCGTCCTTCACCCCCTGCCCGAACCTGGAGGAGGTCTTTCGGGCCGTCCGCTCCCGGCAGGCCGAGCTGGGCATCATTCCCCTGGAAAACTCCCTGCAGGGATCGGTGGGCCAAAGCCTGGATCTCTTCCTTCGCTACGAAGTCTTCATTCAGGCCGAGATCTTCTGCCGCATCAGTCACAGCCTGTTGTCCACCGCAGAGCGCCTCGCCGACATCCAGGTGGTCTTCTCCCATCCCCAGGCCCTGCAGCAGTGCACCTCTTGGCTGGCCGGCCATGTCCCCCAGGCCCAGATAGTCCCCATGCCCAGCACGGCTGCCGGGGCCGAACGGGCCCGGACCGAACCCGGGACAGCAGCCATTGCCCACCCCGGCCTGGCCCGCAGCCTGGGGCTGACGGTCATGCGCACCGGGATTGAGGACCTGCCCGAAAACTGGACCCGATTCTTGATCATCGGCCCGGATCACCCGCCCCAGGGCAACCGGGACAAGACCTCCCTGGTCTTCACCCTCCCGGATCGCCCGGGCTCTCTGGCCGCAGTCCTCAACCTCCTGGCCCGGGAAGGGGTAAATATGAAAAAGCTGGAATCCAGACCTTCGGGAGGAGAACGCTGGCAGTACGTCTTTTTCGCCGACGTGGAGTGCGACCTCTCCGGACAGGAGTATGCCCAGCTCATGCAGGAGATGGGCTCCGCCTGCCACAGCCTGCGCATATTGGGCAGCTATCCCAACGGTCCGGGATTGGACCTGGCCGCGTCCCATCAGGTGCAGAACGGGGAGGATCCGGCATGA
- a CDS encoding 3-phosphoshikimate 1-carboxyvinyltransferase, whose translation MSIAVQVPASKSVSHRAVIAAALAPGSSILSNVLDSEDLRCTVHCLQALGAGIEVTSDGDLAVSGIDPRTIAGNATVSLDVGESGTTCRLILPVAALGRVPCRVFGRGRMHQRPIQELARALSEQGCGVRYEDRPGCPPLVLTPHGLSGGRVEISLEQSSQYLSGLLLAAPYARFALTIAITGKTVLSWPYVALTLQVMQAFGRRARVQTCTQAGEWLDADWTGLTDIVPGGIRFIVPPGPYTPGRFQVEGDWSNASYFLAAGLLHPRGVRLLGLNPDSMQGDRQILDILRSMGAVPRVDQQEIALAPARLQGTDADMGYCPDLVPTVAVLAALAHSPTRITNVAHLRLKESDRAQAMATELGRIGTRVDLREDGMIISPRPLPRNRRIRFCTYGDHRVAMSLSILGLAGIQVELDQPGCVAKSFPGFWDAWKAFMEDES comes from the coding sequence ATGAGCATTGCCGTTCAGGTTCCGGCCAGCAAGTCCGTATCTCATCGGGCGGTCATCGCTGCGGCCCTTGCCCCGGGATCCTCCATCCTGTCCAATGTCCTGGACAGCGAGGACCTGCGCTGCACTGTTCACTGCCTGCAGGCCCTGGGGGCCGGAATTGAGGTCACCTCCGACGGCGACCTGGCCGTTTCCGGGATCGACCCCCGGACCATTGCCGGGAATGCGACTGTGTCCTTGGACGTGGGCGAATCCGGGACCACCTGCCGGCTGATCCTCCCAGTGGCCGCCCTGGGCCGGGTCCCATGCCGCGTATTCGGCAGGGGGCGCATGCATCAGCGCCCCATCCAGGAGCTGGCCAGGGCCCTCTCTGAGCAGGGATGCGGGGTCCGGTACGAAGATCGCCCCGGATGTCCGCCCCTGGTCCTCACCCCCCACGGACTGAGCGGGGGACGGGTGGAGATCAGCCTGGAGCAGTCCAGCCAGTATCTCTCAGGGCTGCTCCTGGCCGCTCCCTATGCCCGCTTTGCATTGACCATCGCCATCACGGGAAAAACGGTCCTTTCCTGGCCCTATGTGGCCCTGACCCTGCAGGTTATGCAGGCCTTCGGGCGGAGGGCAAGGGTACAGACCTGCACCCAGGCCGGTGAGTGGCTGGACGCGGACTGGACCGGGCTGACCGATATCGTTCCCGGAGGAATCAGATTCATCGTGCCCCCGGGTCCCTACACCCCGGGCCGCTTTCAGGTCGAGGGGGACTGGAGCAATGCCTCGTACTTCCTGGCCGCCGGTCTGCTCCATCCCCGGGGAGTGCGTCTTTTGGGCCTGAACCCGGACTCTATGCAGGGCGACCGGCAGATCCTGGACATCCTGCGGTCCATGGGAGCCGTGCCCCGGGTCGACCAGCAGGAGATAGCCCTTGCCCCGGCCAGGCTTCAGGGTACAGACGCTGATATGGGATACTGTCCGGATCTGGTGCCCACCGTGGCCGTCCTGGCCGCCTTGGCCCACTCTCCGACCAGGATCACCAACGTGGCCCATCTGCGGCTGAAGGAAAGCGACCGGGCCCAGGCCATGGCCACGGAACTGGGACGAATCGGAACCCGGGTGGATCTCCGGGAGGACGGGATGATCATCTCCCCCCGGCCCCTGCCCCGGAACCGGCGCATCCGCTTTTGCACCTACGGCGACCACCGGGTGGCCATGAGCCTCTCCATTCTGGGCCTGGCCGGCATACAGGTCGAGCTGGATCAGCCGGGGTGTGTGGCCAAGTCCTTCCCTGGGTTCTGGGATGCCTGGAAGGCCTTTATGGAGGACGAGTCATGA
- a CDS encoding prephenate dehydrogenase/arogenate dehydrogenase family protein, translated as MSVPANQIHTVTLIGAQGGMGRLLAARMRDSGLRVSGCDRPLLPEQIEANLNRSDLVLLAVPIEAMPEVLDTIGPCLPPRAILADICSVKEQPLRLMLDAHAGPVVGTHPLFGPRPEPETALKVAVVPGRDEPACGTVHDFFRTLRLAPFATTARIHDQAMARIQGLNFVTTISYLAAAAQDQEIMDFITPSFQRRLQAAQKMLTQDGSLFQTLFEANPYSQDAVRHFRRFLNLAAAGELDLLQDMAAWWWSGAQSGGEP; from the coding sequence ATGAGTGTTCCAGCAAACCAGATCCATACGGTAACCCTGATCGGGGCCCAGGGGGGCATGGGCCGGCTCCTGGCCGCACGCATGCGGGACAGCGGCCTGCGTGTTTCCGGCTGTGACCGCCCCCTGCTGCCGGAGCAGATAGAAGCCAACCTGAACCGGTCCGATCTCGTGCTCCTGGCCGTCCCCATAGAGGCCATGCCCGAGGTCCTGGACACCATCGGCCCCTGCCTGCCCCCAAGGGCAATCCTGGCTGATATCTGTTCAGTCAAGGAGCAGCCGCTGCGCCTGATGCTGGATGCCCATGCCGGGCCGGTGGTCGGAACCCACCCCCTGTTCGGTCCCCGCCCTGAACCGGAGACCGCGCTGAAGGTGGCCGTCGTCCCCGGTCGAGACGAGCCTGCCTGCGGCACAGTGCACGACTTTTTCCGCACCTTGCGCCTCGCCCCCTTCGCCACCACCGCCCGGATTCACGATCAGGCCATGGCCAGGATCCAGGGGCTGAATTTCGTGACCACCATTTCCTATCTGGCCGCAGCTGCTCAGGATCAGGAGATCATGGACTTCATCACCCCCTCGTTCCAGCGCAGGCTGCAGGCCGCGCAGAAAATGCTGACCCAGGACGGATCCCTGTTTCAGACCCTGTTCGAAGCCAACCCCTACAGCCAGGACGCAGTCCGGCACTTCCGGCGTTTCCTGAATCTGGCCGCAGCCGGAGAGCTGGACCTGCTCCAGGACATGGCCGCCTGGTGGTGGAGTGGTGCCCAATCCGGGGGAGAACCGTGA
- a CDS encoding anthranilate synthase component I family protein has translation MDMEIALHQQARILPADTQTPVSLYLDLIRDAPGILLESAEVDGHMGRYSLLAWDFSLLLTCREGNLHCTPLHPDCEPLARLNGQPLLSGLRGVMRALRILPPEGGPDLPPMTRSLLGSFGYGLAGVFEPRLRHVLPPENAHLQLVLPAQQILFDHLHSRCIYLGLNQDEPTSFASSREHSAQVHTGPVQSTPDQNAYRRAVERTREMIHAGEAIQVVLSTRFQTRFSGSPFSVYRRLRQVNPSPYMFFLQLPEMTVLGSSPELLVRCTNGYLEEHPIAGTRKRGRTAQEDEALARELSTDQKERAEHVMLVDLARNDLGRVAAPGSVEVSSFLQVERFSHVMHLTSSVSARLAPELDALDVLRAAFPAGTVSGAPKIRAMEIIAQEEELPRGPYAGAVGWLGLDPGRVDLDTGITIRSLWLQDGQLMWQAGAGIVSDSDPQAEWEECQSKASVVTHILNQNGGSDVFAHR, from the coding sequence ATGGACATGGAGATCGCCCTGCACCAGCAGGCCAGAATACTGCCCGCCGACACCCAGACCCCGGTCAGCCTGTACCTGGATCTGATCCGGGATGCCCCCGGAATCCTGCTCGAAAGCGCGGAAGTTGACGGCCACATGGGCCGCTATAGTCTGTTGGCCTGGGACTTCTCCCTGCTGCTCACCTGCCGGGAAGGGAATCTGCACTGCACCCCCCTGCATCCGGACTGCGAACCCTTGGCCCGGCTCAATGGCCAGCCTTTGCTTTCCGGTCTGCGCGGGGTGATGCGGGCATTGCGCATCCTGCCTCCGGAAGGGGGCCCGGACCTCCCGCCCATGACCAGATCCCTGCTCGGATCCTTCGGCTACGGGCTGGCCGGGGTGTTCGAGCCCAGGCTGCGGCATGTTCTGCCTCCGGAGAACGCCCATCTGCAGCTGGTCCTTCCCGCTCAGCAGATCCTGTTCGACCACCTGCATTCCAGATGCATCTATCTCGGGCTCAATCAGGATGAACCCACCTCTTTTGCCTCCTCCCGGGAGCATTCCGCCCAGGTCCACACCGGGCCGGTGCAGTCCACCCCTGATCAAAACGCCTACCGCCGGGCGGTGGAACGGACCCGGGAAATGATCCACGCCGGAGAAGCCATCCAGGTCGTGCTCTCCACCAGGTTCCAGACCCGGTTTTCCGGGTCCCCGTTTTCCGTGTACCGCCGCCTGCGCCAGGTCAACCCCTCCCCGTACATGTTCTTTCTCCAGCTCCCGGAAATGACCGTTCTCGGCTCCTCCCCGGAGCTGCTGGTCCGCTGCACCAATGGGTATCTGGAGGAGCATCCCATAGCCGGGACCAGGAAACGGGGCCGCACCGCGCAGGAGGACGAGGCATTGGCCCGGGAGCTGAGCACAGACCAAAAGGAACGGGCCGAGCACGTCATGCTCGTGGATCTGGCCCGCAACGACCTGGGCCGGGTCGCTGCTCCGGGCAGCGTGGAGGTCAGCTCCTTTCTCCAGGTGGAGCGATTCTCCCATGTCATGCACCTCACCTCCTCGGTCTCGGCCCGGCTGGCCCCGGAATTGGACGCCCTGGACGTCCTCCGGGCCGCGTTTCCGGCCGGAACGGTCAGCGGCGCCCCCAAGATCCGGGCCATGGAGATCATCGCCCAGGAGGAGGAGCTGCCCCGGGGCCCGTATGCCGGAGCCGTCGGCTGGCTGGGCCTGGACCCAGGCAGGGTGGACCTGGACACCGGAATCACCATCCGCTCCTTGTGGCTTCAGGACGGCCAGCTCATGTGGCAGGCCGGAGCAGGCATAGTCAGCGATTCCGATCCCCAGGCCGAATGGGAGGAATGCCAGAGCAAGGCCTCAGTGGTCACCCATATCCTCAATCAGAACGGAGGCAGCGATGTATTTGCTCATCGATAA
- a CDS encoding glutamine amidotransferase-related protein, protein MYLLIDNYDSFTYNLVQVLQGLDIFPRVLRHDHPGLLSLAAAPSLQAVIISPGPGGPDNAGECLEFLRALPSRVPVLGVCLGHQILASHAGYPVIRSGRIMHGKTSAVSHRGSGLFTGLPQPFTATRYHSLIMDCSPQSTTLEVEVTAWSEHGEPMALAYADRPWMGIQFHPESILTPDGPALIRNFVRHVGTIPDRKPDADRPASSMPSAADQPAKHRNQNHISAA, encoded by the coding sequence ATGTATTTGCTCATCGATAACTATGATTCCTTTACCTACAATCTGGTTCAGGTCCTGCAGGGGCTGGATATCTTCCCCCGGGTTCTGCGCCACGATCATCCCGGTCTCCTCTCTCTGGCCGCAGCCCCGTCCCTGCAAGCGGTGATCATCTCCCCCGGCCCCGGAGGGCCGGACAATGCCGGAGAGTGCCTGGAGTTTCTGCGGGCCCTGCCCTCCCGCGTCCCGGTCCTGGGGGTCTGTCTGGGCCATCAGATCCTGGCCAGCCACGCCGGGTATCCAGTCATCCGGTCCGGGCGGATCATGCACGGCAAGACTTCAGCCGTCTCTCACCGGGGAAGCGGTCTGTTCACCGGCCTGCCCCAGCCTTTCACTGCAACCAGATACCACTCCCTGATCATGGACTGCAGTCCGCAAAGCACCACCCTGGAGGTGGAGGTCACGGCCTGGAGCGAGCACGGTGAGCCCATGGCTCTGGCCTATGCCGATCGGCCCTGGATGGGGATTCAGTTCCATCCGGAATCCATTCTCACTCCGGACGGCCCCGCCCTGATCCGCAACTTTGTCCGCCACGTAGGGACAATCCCGGACCGTAAGCCGGATGCGGACCGCCCTGCTTCGTCCATGCCCTCTGCGGCTGACCAGCCTGCAAAGCACAGAAATCAGAACCACATATCCGCTGCATAA
- the trpD gene encoding anthranilate phosphoribosyltransferase: MIVTQSLERLASSQDLSESAAARCFDHLFSGQMSPAQSGAFLLGLRVKGATSQEMAAAVHSALKHSRQCPAVHGRSIDTCGTGGDGKKSFNCSTAVSFFLAHMGYQVVKHGNRAVSSACGSADVIEAMNIPFAQTAEEVHTSLAASNFAFLFAPSFHPALAHIAPIRKDLGIPTLFNLMGPLLNPARPTHQLLGVGDPRAVSLVADVLARSGVQAGAVVHGAKGFDELTPCGVNTVIMIRNGRCTPADVDPAGLGIPKCSPDQLAAGDKETALHIMRDLLQGRGTEAVKNMVALNLGLALSLLDQDPDLAGCVRRARQVVDRGVMTPIGAEA, translated from the coding sequence ATGATCGTAACCCAAAGCCTGGAACGCCTGGCCAGCAGCCAGGATCTCTCCGAAAGTGCCGCCGCCCGATGTTTTGACCATCTGTTTTCCGGGCAGATGAGTCCGGCCCAATCCGGGGCCTTCCTTTTGGGCCTGCGGGTCAAGGGAGCCACCAGTCAGGAGATGGCCGCGGCAGTCCACTCGGCCCTTAAGCACTCCCGGCAGTGCCCCGCGGTTCACGGCCGCAGCATCGACACCTGCGGTACCGGAGGAGACGGGAAGAAAAGCTTTAACTGCTCCACGGCCGTTTCCTTCTTCCTGGCCCATATGGGCTACCAGGTGGTCAAGCACGGAAACCGGGCAGTCTCCAGCGCCTGCGGCAGCGCTGACGTCATCGAGGCCATGAACATCCCCTTTGCCCAGACCGCGGAGGAGGTCCATACCTCCCTGGCGGCCTCCAACTTCGCCTTTCTCTTTGCCCCTTCCTTCCATCCGGCCCTTGCCCATATCGCCCCCATCCGCAAGGACCTGGGCATCCCCACCCTGTTCAACCTCATGGGGCCCCTGCTGAACCCGGCCCGGCCCACGCATCAGCTCCTGGGAGTCGGCGATCCGCGGGCCGTTTCCCTGGTGGCCGACGTCCTGGCCAGATCCGGAGTCCAGGCCGGCGCAGTCGTCCACGGGGCAAAAGGCTTTGATGAGCTTACCCCCTGCGGGGTGAATACCGTGATCATGATCCGCAACGGAAGGTGCACACCTGCGGACGTCGACCCGGCCGGCCTGGGTATCCCCAAATGCAGTCCGGACCAGCTTGCGGCCGGGGACAAGGAGACCGCCCTGCACATCATGCGCGATCTCCTCCAGGGCCGAGGGACGGAAGCGGTCAAAAACATGGTGGCCCTGAACCTGGGCCTGGCCCTGTCCCTTCTGGACCAGGATCCGGATCTGGCCGGATGCGTCCGTCGAGCACGGCAGGTCGTGGACCGGGGGGTCATGACCCCGATCGGGGCCGAGGCCTGA